The Medicago truncatula cultivar Jemalong A17 chromosome 4, MtrunA17r5.0-ANR, whole genome shotgun sequence genome includes a region encoding these proteins:
- the LOC11417873 gene encoding pyridoxal 5'-phosphate synthase-like subunit PDX1.2: MAQDTTVTVYNTTAITTDPLQTPYSFKLSLTQTLRGGAIFQVTNLHQAKIAEQAGACAVTVSDQQRMTDPSLIKSIKRSVSIPVISPVRIGHFVEAQILEATGVDYIDENESLTIADDQNHINKHNFRTPFISSASNLGEALCRIREGAAMIRIQGEVKNSGNIAKTVMHVRCLMKELRVLSNMDDDEVFTFSKRIQAPYDIVAQTKQMGRLPVVHFAAGGIVTPADAALMMQLGCHGVFVGAEVFGYEDCFKRVKGIVQAVRNYNDPNVLVEIMMGLNLGDGDGDGDDDRVENE; this comes from the coding sequence ATGGCACAAGACACCACCGTCACAGTCTACAACACCACCGCAATCACCACCGACCCACTCCAAACCCCATACTCATTCAAACTATCCCTCACACAAACCCTCCGTGGCGGCGCAATTTTCCAGGTCACCAACCTCCACCAAGCCAAAATCGCTGAACAAGCCGGCGCCTGCGCCGTCACCGTCTCCGATCAACAACGCATGACCGATCCTTCCCTCATCAAATCCATCAAACGCTCCGTTTCAATCCCAGTCATCTCCCCCGTCAGAATCGGCCATTTCGTCGAAGCTCAAATCCTCGAAGCCACCGGCGTTGATTACATCGACGAAAACGAATCTCTCACCATCGCCGATGATCAGAATCACATCAACAAACACAATTTCCGAACACCTTTTATAAGCTCCGCAAGTAATCTCGGTGAAGCGCTCTGTAGAATCAGAGAAGGTGCAGCGATGATAAGGATTCAAGGAGAGGTGAAAAATTCAGGTAACATTGCGAAAACTGTAATGCATgtaaggtgtttgatgaaagAATTGAGAGTGCTTAGTAATATGGATGACGATGAAGTTTTCACGTTTTCGAAGAGAATTCAAGCGCCTTATGATATTGTTGCGCAGACGAAACAGATGGGTAGATTACCTGTTGTGCATTTTGCTGCCGGTGGGATTGTGACTCCCGCGGACGCGGCGTTGATGATGCAGTTGGGTTGTCATGGTGTGTTTGTGGGAGCAGAGGTTTTTGGTTATGAGGATTGTTTTAAACGTGTTAAGGGTATTGTTCAAGCTGTTCGGAATTATAATGATCCTAATGTTTTGGTTGAGATTATGATGGGTCTTAATCttggtgatggtgatggtgatggtgatgatgatagGGTTGAGAATGAATGA
- the LOC25480460 gene encoding cytochrome P450 714C2 isoform X2 — translation MEEVNLCMRMSIVIEVLVMALGAVLVSLIHFLNVLILRPRSLRAKLHRQGPTYLFSTGSIQWLMVTDMEMVKEIILNTSLNLGKPSHLSIDMGPLLGQGIISSSGPIWAHQRKIIAPELYLDKVKAMVDQIVDSTDIMLRSWESRIESDGVVSEIKIDEDLRSLSADIIARVCFGSNYVKGKEIFTKLRDLLKLLSKIYVGIPGFRYLPNKSNRQIWRLEEEINSNISKLVKQRQEEGREQDLLQMILEGAKNCEGSDGLLSNSVTRDRFIIDNCKTIFFAGHDTTSITASWCLMLLATYQDWQDRVRAEVLEVCGNDNLDANILRSMKTLTMVIQETLRLYPPAVFLTRTAFQDINIKGIKVPKGMNIQIPIPILQHDIDIWGADAHEFNPERFANGVLRACKIPQAYMPFGIGSRVCPGQHLSMIELKVFLSLILSKFHVSLSSSYCHSPAIRLLTEPGHGVVLKMTRV, via the exons ATGGAAGAGGTTAATTTGTGTATGAGAATGAGCATAGTTATTGAAGTTCTTGTGATGGCTCTAGGAGCAGTTTTGGTTTCATTGATCcattttttgaatgttttgattttgagaCCAAGATCACTAAGAGCAAAGCTTCATAGGCAAG GTCCCACATATTTGTTTTCTACTGGGAGTATACAATGGTTAATGGTGACAGATATGGAGATGGTGAAGGAAATTATCCTAAACACCTCTTTGAATCTTGGAAAGCCTTCTCATCTTTCCATAGATATGGGACCACTCCTTGGCCAAGGTATAATATCATCAAGTGGTCCGATTTGGGCACATCAGAGAAAGATAATTGCGCCTGAGTTGTACCTAGACAAGGTGAAG GCAATGGTTGATCAAATAGTTGACTCCACAGATATAATGCTAAGATCTTGGGAGAGTAGAATTGAAAGTGATGGAGTAGTTTCAGAGATAAAAATTGACGAAGATCTGCGAAGCTTGTCAGCTGACATAATTGCTAGAGTTTGTTTTGGGAGCAATTATGTCAAAGGAAAAGAAATATTCACAAAGCTTAGGGATCTTCTAAAACTCCTCTCCAAGATATATGTTGGAATTCCTGGTTTTAG ATACTTGCCAAACAAAAGCAATAGACAGATATGGAGATTGGAGGAAGAGATTAACTCAAATATATCAAAGCTCGTAAAACAGCGCCAAGAGGAAGGTCGCGAGCAAGATCTCTTGCAAATGATACTTGAGGGTGCTAAGAATTGTGAGGGGAGTGATGGCCTGTTGTCAAATTCAGTCACACGAGACAGGTTCATTATAGATAACTGCAAAACTATATTCTTCGCTGGACACGATACTACCTCAATTACAGCGTCATGGTGCTTAATGTTGTTAGCTACATACCAAGATTGGCAAGATCGTGTTCGTGCGGAGGTGCTTGAAGTTTGTGGAAATGATAATCTAGATGCAAATATACTTAGAAGCATGAAAACG TTAACCATGGTGATTCAAGAGACTTTGAGGCTTTATCCGCCAGCAGTATTTCTCACCAGAACAGCTTTCCAAGATATTAACATAAAAGGTATCAAAGTTCCAAAAGGAATGAATATTCAGATTCCAATCCCAATATTGCAGCATGACATTGATATTTGGGGGGCCGATGCACACGAGTTCAATCCTGAAAGATTTGCAAATGGTGTGCTTAGAGCCTGCAAGATTCCACAAGCTTATATGCCATTTGGAATCGGTTCTCGTGTCTGTCCAGGACAGCATTTATCCATGATAGAATTGAAGGTGTTTTTGTCGCTTATTCTGTCAAAGTTTCATGTCTCTCTTTCATCAAGTTACTGTCATTCACCGGCCATTCGCTTGCTTACAGAACCTGGTCATGGAGTTGTTCTCAAAATGACAAGAGTTTAA
- the LOC25480458 gene encoding LOW QUALITY PROTEIN: putative Peroxidase 48 (The sequence of the model RefSeq protein was modified relative to this genomic sequence to represent the inferred CDS: inserted 1 base in 1 codon) has translation MAPPLILPKLILLILVLCLLFQHKNHNKNTNSNANTFNSINIVPIHSFSSFPVSLSAINNSHVSESSSSDSSSNFLLEYDFYRDSCPHAEHIVRSTLHLLYKTNPALVPALIRLVFHDCFIQGCDASILLDNDEYIDSEKDSXSNDSLKGFDVIETIKAKLEEACPGVVSCADILVLAARDSVVLAGGPFYPLNPGRRDGSNSFADIATDELPSPYADLTQTRASFKSRGFDEREMVTLLGAHSIGVIPCKFFENCLYNFSGTNEPDPSLDTQFLNVLRSKCNETDALSTSASAYSSHASPSSLVEEQQEITTDSGESLSNFGTLYYRRLLQGKGILYEDQQLMEGEKTRYWVQYASNRTLFHQDFALAMMKLSDLRVLTKPMGQIRCSCSKV, from the exons aTGGCACCACCATTGATACTACCAAAATTAATTCTTCTGATTCTTGTGTTATGTCTTTTATTTCAACACAAAAATCACAACAAGAACACCAATTCTAACGCCAACACATTCAACTCCATCAACATTGTTCCAATACATTCTTTTTCAAGTTTCCCAGTTTCTTTATCTGCCATCAACAACAGCCATGTATCAGAATCATCTTCTTCTGATTCTTCTTCCAACTTTCTTCTTGAATATGATTTCTACCGTGATTCATGTCCTCATGCTGAGCACATTGTTCGTTCTACGCTTCACCTGCTTTACAAAACTAATCCTGCTTTGGTTCCTGCTCTTATTCGTCTTGTTTTTCATGATTGCTTCATTCAG GGATGTGATGCTTCTATTTTGTTGGATAATGATGAATACATTGATTCAGAGAAAGATT CCTCCAATGATAGCCTCAAAGGATTTGATGTAATCGAGACCATTAAAGCCAAGCTTGAAGAAGCATGTCCTGGAGTTGTTTCTTGTGCTGATATTCTTGTACTTGCTGCAAGAGATTCTGTTGTTCTG GCCGGTGGTCCATTCTATCCTTTGAATCCAGGAAGGAGGGATGGTTCGAACTCTTTTGCTGACATAGCAACAGATGAGCTTCCTTCACCCTATGCAGATTTAACTCAAACTCGTGCATCCTTCAAATCAAGGGGATTTGATGAAAGAGAAATGGTCACTCTCTTAG GTGCCCACAGCATTGGTGTAATCCCCTGTAAATTCTTCGAAAACTGTCTCTATAACTTCAGTGGAACTAATGAACCTGACCCTTCTTTGGATACTCAATTTCTAAATGTACTAAGATCAAAATGCAATGAAACTGATGCATTATCCACTTCAGCATCAGCATATTCATCACATGCCTCACCTTCTTCCTTAGTTGAAGAGCAACAAGAAATCACTACGGACTCCGGGGAATCTCTATCGAATTTCGGGACGTTATACTACCGCAGACTATTACAAGGTAAAGGAATCCTCTATGAAGATCAGCAGCTGATGGAAGGGGAAAAAACCAGATATTGGGTTCAATACGCATCTAATCGTACTTTGTTCCATCAAGATTTTGCCCTTGCAATGATGAAACTCTCCGATCTCCGAGTTTTGACAAAGCCTATGGGACAGATTCGGTGCAGTTGTTCAAAAGTTTAG
- the LOC25480463 gene encoding ATP-dependent DNA helicase DDX11 translates to MENITKKEEQNPNFSAFPFKPYSIQIDFMNALYQSLNHGGISMLESPTGTGKTMSVICSALQWVLDQRQRDEEEITLGSVSGKNENQGSDDEPDWMRDFVVNNNHQKEEKRKIKKEKFVSVLGKFDNDYEKSNKSGNLKKKIDEVGDNEEEFLLEEYESEDEGSSGASKRKASKSGFSSTSEDESGDDEEEEEEKKLKVYFCSRTHSQLSQFVKELRKTVFADEMGVVSLGSRKNLCINQEVLALGNSSRINERCLELQKKKKNDATKVKNLKAGTGARRTKASSGCPMLRKRRLQHEFRNEVSQQGPLDIEDLANLGRTMGTCPYYGSRSMVRRVDLVVLPYQSLLSKSSREALGLNLKSNIVIIDEAHNLADSLINMYDSKLTLSQLENVHRHIERYFVRFRNLLGPANRRYIQTLMVLIQAFLRVLVNEKDGNLMDSCRDTEQASEERRASDFTMAINDFVFELNIDNINLVKLLTYIKESNIMHKVSGYGEKMATLEKVSALNITGEHGEDGSCQSAFQSLAAMLLSLVNKDSDGRMIISRSSSTSSRKQGQGYIKYVMLSAEKIFSEIVDEAHAVVLVGGTLQPIEETRERLFPWLPPNKLHFFSCGHIVPPESILPIAVSCGPTGRSFDFSYSSRSSADMMQELGLLLCNLVTVVPQGIVVFFPSFDYESRVYENWESSGILERITKRKRVFREPRNNMDVESVLKEYKDTIYTPSSVNSEVNQASHTGAVLLAVVGAKLSEGINLSDGMGRCIIMVGLPYASPSDIELLERIKHIDGFRNSKFLENPGFSASYDVYGGDIQGGFDILRSCSHRGKEYYENLCMKAVNQSIGRAIRHINDYAAILLVDTRYASDSSKRSFTHPTTKLPNWIKDRLVSSSRNYGEVHKLLSQFFKLKKTCCQ, encoded by the exons TACTTTAGGGTCTGTGAGTGGGAAGAATGAGAATCAAGGTTCAGATGATGAACCTGATTGGATGAGAGATTTTGTggtcaacaataatcatcagaaagaagaaaagagaaagattAAGAAGGAAAAATTTGTGTCTGTGTTAGGAAAATTTGATAATGATTATGAAAAAAGTAATAAGAGTgggaatttgaagaagaaaattgatgaaGTGGGTGATAATGAAGAGGAGTTTTTACTTGAAGAGTATGAGAGTGAAGACGAGGGTAGTAGTGGAGCGTCGAAGAGGAAAGCAAGTAAAAGTGGTTTTAGTTCTACGAGTGAAGACGAGTCtggtgatgatgaagaagaggaagaggagaagAAATTGAAGGTTTATTTTTGTAGTAGGACACATTCGCAGCTTTCACAGTTTGTAAAGGAGTTGAGGAAAACGGTGTTTGCTGATGAAATGGGTGTTGTGAGTTTAGGTTCCAGGAAAAATCTTTGTATTAATCAAG AGGTACTTGCACTTGGAAACTCGTCTCGCATAAATGAGAGATGCTTGGAactccaaaagaaaaagaaaaatgatgctACAAAAGTTAAG AATTTAAAAGCAGGCACAGGAGCACGCAGAACGAAGGCCTCCTCTGGTTGCCCAATGCTTAGAAAACGCAGACTACAACATGAATTCAGGAATGAGGTATCTCAACAAGGGCCTTTGGATATTGAAGATCTTGCTAACCTTGGAAGAACTATGGGAACTTGTCCATATTATGGCTCTAGAAGCATGGTTCGGAGAGTTGATCTCGTGGTCCTACCATATCAatctcttctttcaaaatcatctcGTGAAGCACTTGGTCTGAATTTGAAATCAAACATTGTTATAATAGACGAGGCTCATAATTTGGCTGATTCACTCATCAACATGTATGACTCCAAACTTACTTTATCACAG CTAGAGAATGTGCATCGCCATATAGAGCGGTACTTTGTGAGATTCCGGAACCTTTTGGGACCTGCTAATAGGAGATATATTCAAACTCTGATGGTCCTTATACAAGCATTTCTCCGAGTACTAGTAAATGAGAAAGATGGAAATCTCATGGATTCATGCCGTGATACAGAACAGGCTTCTGAAGAAAGGAGAGCCTCCGATTTTACTATGGCCATcaatgattttgtatttgaacTAAATATTGATAATATCAACTTGGTCAAATTGCTAACGTACATAAAGGAAAGCAATATCATGCACAAG GTTAGTGGTTATGGAGAAAAGATGGCTACATTGGAGAAGGTATCAGCACTTAATATAACAGGGGAACATGGTGAAGATGGAAGCTGTCAGTCCGCTTTCCAGTCATTAGCTGCCATGTTGCTATCACTGGTTAACAAGGACAGTGATGGACGGATGATAATTTCCAGGTCTAGTTCAACAAGCTCAAGGAAGCAAGGTCAaggatatattaaatatgttatgCTCAGTGCAGAGAAGATTTTCTCCGAG ATTGTAGATGAAGCACATGCTGTCGTGTTAGTAGGGGGAACACTTCAGCCAATAGAAGAGACAAGGGAGAGACTCTTTCCATGGTTACCACCAAATAAGTTGCATTTCTTTTCTTGTGGTCATATTGTCCCTCCAGAGAGCATTTTGCCAATTGCAGTTTCCTGTGGACCTACTGGTCGCTCTTTTGATTTTAGCTACAGCTCCAGGAGCTCGGCAGACATG ATGCAAGAACTAGGTCTTTTGTTATGCAACTTGGTGACTGTGGTTCCTCAAGGAATTGTGGTCTTCTTCCCTTCTTTTGATTATGAAAGTAGAGTGTATGAAAACTGGGAATCTTCTGGCATCCTCGAAAGGATTACAAAGAGGAAGCGTGTCTTTAGAGAGCCTAGAAACAATATGGACGTTGAATCTGTTCTCAAGGAATATAAAGATACCATTTATACTCCATCAAGTGTGAATTCCGAAGTGAACCAAGCATCTCATACTGGTGCAGTACTCCTAGCTGTTGTTGGTGCAAAGTTATCTGAAGGGATCAACTTGAGTGATGGAATGGGTCGATGCATAATCATGGTTGGTCTGCCATATGCTAGCCCATCTGACATTGAGTTATTGGAGAGGATAAAACATATTGATGGTTTTAGAAATTCCAAGTTCCTTGAAAATCCTGGTTTTTCTGCTAGTTATGATGTATATGGTGGAGATATACAAGGTGGCTTTGACATATTAAGAAGTTGCAGTCACAGGGGAAAAGAGTATTATGAGAATCTCTGCATGAAAGCTGTAAATCAATCAATAG GTAGAGCAATTCGTCACATCAATGACTATGCAGCTATTTTATTAGTTGACACAAGGTATGCATCTGATTCCTCAAAAAGGAGCTTTACCCACCCAACCACCAAGCTCCCCAACTGGATAAAAGACCGCCTCGTTTCTTCTTCCAGAAACTATGGGGAAGTGCATAAGTTGCTGAGTCAGTTTTTCAAACTCAAAAAGACATGTTGCCAATAG
- the LOC25480460 gene encoding cytochrome P450 714C2 isoform X1, producing the protein MEEVNLCMRMSIVIEVLVMALGAVLVSLIHFLNVLILRPRSLRAKLHRQGIDGPSPHFYFGNIKEMKTLLLQQQSQVKQKKQEEHGFVSISHSWTTTLLPHIHKWTNQYGPTYLFSTGSIQWLMVTDMEMVKEIILNTSLNLGKPSHLSIDMGPLLGQGIISSSGPIWAHQRKIIAPELYLDKVKAMVDQIVDSTDIMLRSWESRIESDGVVSEIKIDEDLRSLSADIIARVCFGSNYVKGKEIFTKLRDLLKLLSKIYVGIPGFRYLPNKSNRQIWRLEEEINSNISKLVKQRQEEGREQDLLQMILEGAKNCEGSDGLLSNSVTRDRFIIDNCKTIFFAGHDTTSITASWCLMLLATYQDWQDRVRAEVLEVCGNDNLDANILRSMKTLTMVIQETLRLYPPAVFLTRTAFQDINIKGIKVPKGMNIQIPIPILQHDIDIWGADAHEFNPERFANGVLRACKIPQAYMPFGIGSRVCPGQHLSMIELKVFLSLILSKFHVSLSSSYCHSPAIRLLTEPGHGVVLKMTRV; encoded by the exons ATGGAAGAGGTTAATTTGTGTATGAGAATGAGCATAGTTATTGAAGTTCTTGTGATGGCTCTAGGAGCAGTTTTGGTTTCATTGATCcattttttgaatgttttgattttgagaCCAAGATCACTAAGAGCAAAGCTTCATAGGCAAGGTATTGATGGTCCTTCTCCTCATTTCTACTTTGGTAACATCAAAGAAATGAAGACCCTTTTACTCCAACAACAATCTcaagtcaaacaaaaaaaacaagaagaacaTGGTTTTGTTTCTATATCTCATAGCTGGACTACAACTTTGCTCCCTCATATTCACAAGTGGACAAACCAATATG GTCCCACATATTTGTTTTCTACTGGGAGTATACAATGGTTAATGGTGACAGATATGGAGATGGTGAAGGAAATTATCCTAAACACCTCTTTGAATCTTGGAAAGCCTTCTCATCTTTCCATAGATATGGGACCACTCCTTGGCCAAGGTATAATATCATCAAGTGGTCCGATTTGGGCACATCAGAGAAAGATAATTGCGCCTGAGTTGTACCTAGACAAGGTGAAG GCAATGGTTGATCAAATAGTTGACTCCACAGATATAATGCTAAGATCTTGGGAGAGTAGAATTGAAAGTGATGGAGTAGTTTCAGAGATAAAAATTGACGAAGATCTGCGAAGCTTGTCAGCTGACATAATTGCTAGAGTTTGTTTTGGGAGCAATTATGTCAAAGGAAAAGAAATATTCACAAAGCTTAGGGATCTTCTAAAACTCCTCTCCAAGATATATGTTGGAATTCCTGGTTTTAG ATACTTGCCAAACAAAAGCAATAGACAGATATGGAGATTGGAGGAAGAGATTAACTCAAATATATCAAAGCTCGTAAAACAGCGCCAAGAGGAAGGTCGCGAGCAAGATCTCTTGCAAATGATACTTGAGGGTGCTAAGAATTGTGAGGGGAGTGATGGCCTGTTGTCAAATTCAGTCACACGAGACAGGTTCATTATAGATAACTGCAAAACTATATTCTTCGCTGGACACGATACTACCTCAATTACAGCGTCATGGTGCTTAATGTTGTTAGCTACATACCAAGATTGGCAAGATCGTGTTCGTGCGGAGGTGCTTGAAGTTTGTGGAAATGATAATCTAGATGCAAATATACTTAGAAGCATGAAAACG TTAACCATGGTGATTCAAGAGACTTTGAGGCTTTATCCGCCAGCAGTATTTCTCACCAGAACAGCTTTCCAAGATATTAACATAAAAGGTATCAAAGTTCCAAAAGGAATGAATATTCAGATTCCAATCCCAATATTGCAGCATGACATTGATATTTGGGGGGCCGATGCACACGAGTTCAATCCTGAAAGATTTGCAAATGGTGTGCTTAGAGCCTGCAAGATTCCACAAGCTTATATGCCATTTGGAATCGGTTCTCGTGTCTGTCCAGGACAGCATTTATCCATGATAGAATTGAAGGTGTTTTTGTCGCTTATTCTGTCAAAGTTTCATGTCTCTCTTTCATCAAGTTACTGTCATTCACCGGCCATTCGCTTGCTTACAGAACCTGGTCATGGAGTTGTTCTCAAAATGACAAGAGTTTAA
- the LOC25480462 gene encoding uncharacterized protein: MVHLRKTIHKTKSFFNKRLKNFRSFFSGGYQKLPRSLSFNFLCNMDNAKAYSSDQFYNEFYDILQSDLSTMKMFGKGKEPAMEDAARSGNFVCFSKRSPQKSAYEGSVQSQLRKKEDLNSQNTNKGAHVLAQKMKKMDMMESGDLEHVLDIEEALHYYSRLKSPVYLDIVDRFFIDINSDFTFPQPSASFKSSKERLGPVQLHKR, encoded by the coding sequence ATGGTGCACCTAAGAAAAACCATTCACAAGACCAAAAGTTTCTTTAACAAAAGGCTAAAAAACTTCAGGTCTTTTTTCTCTGGAGGGTACCAAAAACTTCCAAGATCTCTTTCCTTCAATTTCCTTTGTAATATGGACAATGCAAAAGCTTACTCAAGTGACCAATTCTACAATGAGTTCTATGATATCTTGCAATCTGATCTCAGCACAATGAAGATGTTTGGTAAAGGAAAAGAGCCTGCAATGGAAGATGCTGCAAGAAGTGGAAACTTCGTGTGTTTTTCGAAACGAAGTCCACAAAAAAGCGCTTATGAAGGTAGCGTACAATCACAACTGAGGAAAAAGGAGGATCTGAATTCACAAAACACGAATAAGGGAGCACATGTGTTAGCacagaagatgaagaaaatggatATGATGGAATCAGGTGATCTTGAACATGTGCTAGACATAGAAGAAGCACTTCACTACTATTCTCGCCTTAAAAGTCCAGTTTATCTCGATATTGTGGACAGGTTTTTCATCGACATAAACTCAGACTTTACTTTTCCACAGCCTTCTGCCAGCTTCAAAAGCTCAAAGGAAAGACTTGGTCCAGTTCAGTtacataaaagataa
- the LOC11413043 gene encoding mitochondrial arginine transporter BAC2: MDFWPEFLASSSGREFVAGGFGGTAGVISGYPLDTLRIRQQSGGQNGSAFNILRQMLSKEGFCSLYRGMGAPLASVTFQNAVVFQTYAVLSRAFDPSASAKDPPSYKSVALGGMGTGGLQSLLLSPVELIKIRLQLQNTNQSKESGTTPVKVAKNIWRKEGLRGIYRGLGITIMRDIPSHGFYFWTYEYMREKLHPGCRKSGQESLNTMLVSGGLAGVASWVCSYPFDVVKTRLQAQTPSAIKYKGVYDCITKSVREEGYPVLWRGLGTAVARAFVVNGAVFAAYEFALRFLFNNENVQMQETI, from the exons ATGGATTTCTGGCCAGAGTTTCTTGCAAGTAGTTCAGGTAGAGAATTTGTGGCTGGTGGATTTGGAGGCACAGCTGGTGTAATCTCTGGTTATCCTTTGGATACACTTAGAATCAGACAACAAAGTGGTGGCCAAAATGGTTCTGCTTTTAACATCCTTAGACAAATGTTGTCTAAAGAAGGTTTTTGTTCTTTGTACCGTGGCATGGGTGCACCATTGGCATCAGTTACTTTtcag AATGCTGTGGTTTTTCAAACATATGCAGTTCTGTCAAGGGCATTTGACCCATCTGCTTCTGCTAAAGATCCTCCATCCTACAAGAGTGTTGCATTAGGCGGAATGGGCACAGGAGGTCTTCAAAGTTTATTGCTTTCACCAGTGGAGTTGATCAAAATTCGACTTCAGCTGCAAAACACAAACCAGTCAAAAGAATCTGGAACAACTCCTGTAAAAGTAGCTAAAAACATATGGAGAAAAGAGGGTTTGCGCGGCATATATCGAGGGCTTGGTATCACTATAATGAGGGATATTCCTTCTCATGGTTTTTACTTCTGGACATATGAATACATGAGGGAAAAATTGCATCCAGGTTGTAGAAAAAGTGGTCAAGAAAGTTTGAATACTATGTTGGTGTCTGGAGGATTAGCGGGGGTAGCGAGCTGGGTCTGCAGTTACCCTTTTGATGTTGTGAAGACGAGACTACAAGCTCAAACGCCTTCTGCTATAAAATACAAAGGCGTTTATGATTGCATCACGAAAAGCGTTAGAGAAGAAGGATACCCTGTGCTGTGGCGTGGTTTAGGAACTGCGGTTGCCAGAGCATTTGTTGTGAATGGTGCTGTATTTGCTGCTTATGAGTTTGCACTGCGTTTTCTGTTTAACAATGAAAACGTTCAAATGCAGGAAACAATTTAG
- the LOC11414515 gene encoding coiled-coil domain-containing protein 9: MAFFTLNPTLTPLSSSLKPNNLPSSSSSSSNSFSCNCRLPFTVSFPPLRRSSKHVVRMAPDEEKLTRRSPLDFPIEWEKPKPGRRPDIFPQFSPMKTPLPPPMPADPPEEDEEEEEKREGEEEDPDKEDPEKPEQ, from the exons ATGGCTTTCTTCACCTTAAACCCAACTCTCActcctctttcttcttctcttaaACCTAATaatcttccttcttcttcttcttcttcttccaattcCTTTTCTTGTAACTGTCGATTACCCTTTACTGTCTCTTTTCCTCCACTTCGTCGTTCTTCGAAGCACGTCGTTCGTATGGCTCCCGATGAAGAGAAGTTGACTCGTCGTTCTCCTCTCGATTTCCCAATC GAGTGGGAAAAGCCTAAGCCAGGACGAAGACCAGATATATTCCCTCAATTTAGTCCGATGAAGACACCTTTGCCACCTCCAATGCCTGCAGATCCTccagaagaggatgaagaagaggaagaaaaaagaGAGGGAGAGGAAGAAGATCCTGATAAGGAGGATCCAGAGAAACCAGAGCAATAG